Sequence from the Lusitaniella coriacea LEGE 07157 genome:
AAATTCCGGCAATTCGATAGGCAAACCCACGTTGAAGGGCGATTGATTGATGTCCATTGGGACGTAAACTTCTGTGGAATGGACGACGACAAGGCGCAATTTCCGCCAAATTTCCCGATTTTTCGCCTCTTCGTGCCACGCCCGCAACAATCCAAAAAAGTCTGCGGCGAGTTCTGGGTGTTTGAACACGACATCCACTTCATCTAAACCGAGAACTAAAGCCTGTTGGGTTTGGGGGAGCAAGTGCTTCTCAAAATAGGACTTACAGGCAACTTTACTGCCGTAAACGCTGTCCCAATAGTCCGCGAGGCGATCGCGCAATCCAAGTTGCAGGGCAATATTCGCGCTAAACCATTGGAGAAAGTGTTCGAGGTTGCGAAAAATCTGACTGTCGGCGAGTTGGAAACTGAGGGGAATCGTGGCGTACCCTTGTTGTTGGGCGTGGTGGAGGATTCGCGCCATGAGGGAGGTTTTGCCCATTTGCCTAGGGGCTTTGATGCGGATGAGGGAACCGGGTTTACCGATGGCTTCGTAGCAGCGAGCATCAATTCCCGGTCGTTCGATATAAAATGCCGAGGCGAGTTCGACTTGTCCTCTGGGGAGTTCGGGTTCGGCAACGGGTTGGGGTGGATGGTTGGGAGTGGCGGCGTAGGGCGTGAGTTTTAGGGCTTTTGTGGGTTCGCTTGAGGGATCTGTCTTTGGGTAAATCCCCACCGGATTGCGCCCGCCGGATTTCAACCAGGTTAGGATGGCTGAGATGCCGCCCTGGGGGTCTTCTGGGGTTGCCCAAGCGTATTGGGGCATTCCGCTCAAATAGCCGCGCAGATCGTGGTTGAGGAGGTTTAAGGGGCAGTTGAGCGCGATCGCGAAAATCTGGGGTTTGCCTTCCCCACGGGAGTTATAAAGGGTTCTTGCCAAACACACTTCTTCGGTAACCATCTCGCTACAAGCAGCTAGGGGAGAGAGGAGAAGGAGAAGATAATCGCAGTGGTTGAGGGCGGTGTAAATTTGCTGGAGTCCATTGGGGGCGGCACGTAGGGCGCTGTCGGCAATGAAGAGGGAGTACCCTTGATTTTGTAGTGCTAAGTTAAGCTGCGCGATCGCGCTCATATCTCCAGGGGGAACGCAATGATAGCTGATGATAATCTTTGCCGTTTGGGTGGGGTCTTTCGGGCGACCGTTGAACAGTTCGGGTCTGTATTTGGCAAACAGGGCGATTAATTCCGGACGATGGGAATAACCAGAACCCTCGCGATCGCTCAAGTTGAAGTTTTTGCAGATATTCTCAACGTGTTTGCGAACCGTATCTTTTGTAATATGTAGCGCTTCTGCAATTTCTGGGTCTTTTTCCCCCGCTAAGAGTTTGAGCAACACTTCCTGCTGTCTCTGGGTTAAGCTGGCAAACGCTTTGGTAAAGTCAATCGAATTCAAACCTCAAACTCCCAATACTAGATTGCCATTCTTTAGTTTTAATGGATAGAGAAAAATTCGTTGCTCCTGTGAAGCGTGATTCACAGGTGTGAATCACCTCCTTGGACTGTGAGTTGTCGCTACACAAACCTCCCAACAGAGAATAAACCTCGGCATAGTCGAAGATATCTACCATTTTTCTGTTTTAGGTGAGTCTAATGCTATTGAATTTTAACCGGGTGCGTTCTAAATTTCCCTGTGGGCGTGTCGCTATTGTTACGCTTTTGTTTGCTAGTTTTACGTTGGGCGCGATCGCGCAAGCACAGAACAATTCAACAAGATATTCAAGAAAGCGCAATAAACCCCATCTGCTACTCTCCCAAACTCCAACTCCCTCACCCTCAAAACCCGACACTCCAGGGGGAAG
This genomic interval carries:
- a CDS encoding AAA-like domain-containing protein, yielding MNSIDFTKAFASLTQRQQEVLLKLLAGEKDPEIAEALHITKDTVRKHVENICKNFNLSDREGSGYSHRPELIALFAKYRPELFNGRPKDPTQTAKIIISYHCVPPGDMSAIAQLNLALQNQGYSLFIADSALRAAPNGLQQIYTALNHCDYLLLLLSPLAACSEMVTEEVCLARTLYNSRGEGKPQIFAIALNCPLNLLNHDLRGYLSGMPQYAWATPEDPQGGISAILTWLKSGGRNPVGIYPKTDPSSEPTKALKLTPYAATPNHPPQPVAEPELPRGQVELASAFYIERPGIDARCYEAIGKPGSLIRIKAPRQMGKTSLMARILHHAQQQGYATIPLSFQLADSQIFRNLEHFLQWFSANIALQLGLRDRLADYWDSVYGSKVACKSYFEKHLLPQTQQALVLGLDEVDVVFKHPELAADFFGLLRAWHEEAKNREIWRKLRLVVVHSTEVYVPMDINQSPFNVGLPIELPEFEPDKVLELSQRHGLNWNPLKVQQLMTMVGGHPYLVRLALYHIARRETTLSELLETAPTDAGLYNDHLRRHLWHLEQHPDLATAIKTVVDSDTPVQLESMQGFKLHSLGLVNLQGNHVTPRCNLYRQYFKIRLSS